A region from the Metarhizium brunneum chromosome 7, complete sequence genome encodes:
- the himG_1 gene encoding Dioxygenase himG: MDVAVFEYNVNLKADEIVASLVQNGGCIIRNMISDRRILDTIERDVRPYIEADRPWVGVDFFPPETRRVMGLVGKSQAFTQNIPANQLYRDVCSRLLSSTHKAWLGYQLNTTVSEPQLSNTIVFSIGPGAARQELHRDDSIHHNSLPELKHHNDYRIGRDTSVGLFVAGKKTTRANGATRFIPGSHLWGEDRCPSEELAYYAELEPGDAFLMLASCYHGGSANTTKNEERLVYSCFMTKGFLRQEENQYLANTIGQVQQYSPDIQKLIGYSVSKPFLGWVNLEDPIKLLHHGSEIIGDGMR; encoded by the exons ATGGACGTTGCTGTGTTCGAATACAACGTCAATTTAAAGGCAGATGAAATAGTTGCGTCCCTTGTCCAAAATGGAGGATGTATTATTCGCAACATGATTTCCGACCGGCGCATTCTTGATACCATAGAGAGGGACGTTCGCCCTTATATTGAAGCAGATCGACCGTGGGTCGGAGTCGACTTCTTTCCACCTGAAACGCGCCGCGTCATGGGCCTGGTTGGTAAATCACAAGCCTTTACACAAAATATCCCCGCAAATCAATTGTATCGGGACGTTTGTTCACGCTTGCTTTCGTCCACGCACAAAGCATGGCTGGGCTACCAGCTTAACACGACGGTGTCTGAGCCACAACTCAGCAACACAATCGTTTTTTCCATAGGTCCTGGGGCGGCCCGTCAGGAGCTTCATCGGGATGATTCAATCCATCACAACTCCCTACCGGAATTAAAGCATCACAACGACTATCGAATTGGGCGAGATACCAGTGTTGGGCTATTTGTTGCAGGAAAGAAGACAACCAGAGCCAACGGCGCAACGAGGTTTATACCTGGCTCCCATCTGTGGGGTGAGGATAGATGTCCGAGCGAAGAGCTTGCTTACTATGCCGAGCTTGAGCCAGGAGACGCTTTTCTAATGCTGGCGTCATGTTACCACGGTGGGAGTGCAAATACAACAAAGAACGAAGAAAGGCTAGTGTATAGCTGTTTTATGACCAAGGGCTTTTTGCGTCAG GAGGAGAACCAGTACTTGGCAAACACTATCGGACAAGTACAACAGTATTCGCCTGACATCCAAAAGCTCATTGGGTATTCCGTTAGCAAGCCGTTTCTTGGATGGGTTAACCTTGAAGACCCTATCAAGTTGTTGCACCATGGTTCCGAAATTATAGGTGATGGGATGCGCTGA